From Candidatus Alcyoniella australis, one genomic window encodes:
- a CDS encoding aminopeptidase has protein sequence MLDPRVTELAEILVNYSTKVKKGDTVLIHGVGLETLPIVKQLHKLALLRGAKLVKYEFIVPDIELDFYNLAKPSQAAYQRPHELEFMKSVDCFIGVRSPENSMVFANAEVKNMQAAQKATHAILDERVRNSRWVVTRFPTQGAAQDAKMSLEQFTEFFFRATCIDYPALRKHQQQLVRIMSRTDQVQIKSADTDLRFSIKGIGAVNCCGERNVPDGEVFSAPVRDSVEGYLTYNCPSIYQGREFNNVRLEFSKGKIVKAEAGALSAELNKVFDTDPGARYIGEFAIGTNHAITTPMRNILFDEKIGGSIHFTPGMAYDETDNGNRSAVHWDLVKVLKPEYGGGEIWFDNKLIQRNGEFVHSKLLALNPPKAAKAKGRRKKN, from the coding sequence ATGCTGGATCCGCGCGTAACCGAGCTGGCCGAAATCCTTGTAAACTATTCCACCAAGGTAAAAAAAGGCGATACCGTGCTGATTCACGGCGTGGGCCTGGAGACGCTGCCGATCGTCAAGCAGCTGCATAAGCTGGCCCTGTTGCGCGGCGCCAAGCTCGTCAAGTACGAGTTCATCGTGCCCGACATTGAGCTGGATTTCTACAACCTGGCCAAGCCCTCCCAAGCGGCCTACCAGCGGCCCCACGAGCTGGAGTTTATGAAGAGCGTCGATTGCTTTATCGGCGTGCGCAGCCCTGAGAACTCGATGGTCTTTGCCAACGCCGAGGTCAAGAACATGCAGGCCGCACAGAAGGCGACCCACGCGATCCTCGACGAGCGCGTGCGCAACTCGCGCTGGGTGGTCACACGCTTCCCGACCCAGGGCGCGGCCCAGGACGCCAAGATGAGCCTGGAGCAGTTCACCGAATTTTTCTTCCGCGCCACGTGCATCGACTACCCGGCCCTGCGCAAGCACCAGCAGCAGTTGGTGCGGATCATGTCGCGCACCGATCAGGTGCAGATCAAATCCGCGGACACCGACCTGCGCTTTTCAATCAAGGGCATCGGCGCGGTCAACTGCTGCGGCGAGCGCAACGTGCCCGACGGCGAGGTCTTCTCGGCGCCGGTACGCGACTCGGTGGAAGGCTACCTCACCTACAACTGCCCGAGCATTTACCAGGGCCGCGAGTTCAACAACGTGCGCCTCGAGTTTTCCAAGGGCAAGATCGTCAAGGCCGAGGCCGGAGCGCTGAGCGCCGAGCTGAACAAGGTATTCGACACCGATCCCGGCGCGCGCTACATCGGCGAGTTCGCAATCGGCACCAACCATGCGATCACCACGCCGATGCGCAACATCCTGTTCGACGAAAAAATCGGCGGCTCGATCCACTTCACCCCGGGCATGGCCTACGACGAGACCGACAACGGCAACCGCAGCGCCGTGCACTGGGACTTGGTCAAGGTGCTCAAGCCCGAGTACGGCGGCGGCGAGATCTGGTTCGACAATAAGCTGATCCAGCGCAACGGCGAGTTCGTGCATTCTAAATTGTTGGCGCTCAACCCGCCCAAGGCCGCCAAGGCCAAGGGTCGCAGGAAGAAAAACTAG
- the polA gene encoding DNA polymerase I: protein MSDKLTLVDGSAYIFRAFYAIRHLSNSRGLPTNAVYGFVTMLRKLLRERPPQAVAVVFDTKAPTFRHEMYSEYKANRPAPPPELVPQFELVRRAVRAFNLPCLELDGYEADDLIATLARRAQLSGWQVEIVSSDKDLYQVVGDGVLLFDPLKDREIGPQQVKQRFGSVRQAVDVMGLAGDAGDNVPGVPGIGEKTALKLLAQYGSFDNVLSAAGTIKGKLGERLREHEQQARLSRKLVTLDYHVPLDVDLDDLALCEPDQQALHELFSELEFDALLATISDAKSVDQSNYRLILDESQLQQVVEQIRAAGRLSVDTETSSERPMLAKLVGVSLCWEDESAAYLPLAHDSEGSERQLEMQRALEILGPLLRDPALPKVGHNIKYDQIVFANAGIELRGVAGDSMLASYLLAPDKRQHNLSEVAISTLGHRATSYTDVCGKGKAQIPFAAVALDTARDYSCEDAHLSWLLEQQLSERLEQQGLESLYHELEVPLIDVLARMERQGVLLERSILERLSIELAGSLEILRAKIYRSAGAEFNIQSPKQIAPILFEKLGLPVIKKTKTGPSTDVSVLEQLAPLHELPQMLLEYRSMSKLKGTYADALPGLINPHTLRIHTSFNMTSTATGRLSSSDPNLQNIPVRTPEGRRIREAFIAPPGCVLLCADYSQIELRIMARLSGDAGMCDAFERGQDVHRRTAGEIFDKPPDQVSDEERRRAKTINFGIIYGISAFRLGRELGIEVGEAKRFMDRYFERYSGVARYMEQQVEQAREHGYVETLLGRRRALPDINGRDHNMRMFAERVAVNTPIQGTAADIIKRAMLEVDREIGRVQGARMLLQVHDELVFEVPQERADELSQLVVGLMKSASSEVPIEVDVGRGRNWAEAH from the coding sequence ATGTCCGACAAGCTGACACTGGTCGACGGCAGCGCCTACATCTTCCGGGCGTTCTACGCGATCCGCCATCTGAGCAACAGCCGCGGCCTGCCCACCAACGCGGTTTACGGTTTCGTGACCATGCTGCGCAAGCTGCTGCGCGAGCGTCCGCCACAGGCTGTGGCCGTGGTCTTCGACACCAAGGCGCCGACCTTTCGCCATGAGATGTACTCCGAGTACAAGGCCAACCGACCCGCGCCGCCGCCTGAGCTGGTGCCGCAGTTCGAGCTGGTGCGGCGCGCGGTGCGCGCGTTCAATCTGCCGTGCCTCGAGCTCGACGGTTACGAGGCCGACGACCTGATCGCCACGCTGGCCCGGCGTGCGCAACTCAGCGGCTGGCAAGTCGAGATCGTCAGCTCGGACAAGGATCTGTACCAGGTGGTCGGCGATGGCGTGCTGCTGTTCGATCCGCTCAAGGACCGCGAGATCGGCCCGCAGCAGGTTAAGCAGCGCTTCGGCTCGGTGCGCCAAGCTGTCGACGTGATGGGCCTGGCCGGCGATGCGGGGGACAACGTGCCCGGCGTACCCGGGATCGGCGAAAAGACAGCGCTCAAACTGCTGGCGCAGTACGGCAGTTTCGATAACGTGCTCTCGGCCGCGGGAACGATCAAGGGCAAGCTCGGCGAACGGCTGCGCGAGCACGAGCAGCAGGCGCGGCTGAGCCGCAAACTGGTAACTCTCGATTACCATGTGCCGCTTGATGTTGATTTGGACGATTTAGCGCTATGCGAGCCCGACCAGCAGGCGCTGCACGAGCTGTTCAGCGAGCTGGAGTTCGACGCCCTGCTGGCCACGATCTCCGATGCCAAGAGCGTGGACCAGAGCAACTACCGGCTGATTCTCGACGAGTCGCAGCTGCAACAGGTTGTGGAGCAGATCCGCGCGGCGGGCCGACTGAGTGTGGATACCGAGACCAGCTCCGAGCGCCCGATGCTCGCCAAGCTGGTCGGCGTCAGCCTCTGCTGGGAAGACGAGTCCGCGGCCTACCTGCCCCTGGCGCACGACAGCGAGGGCAGCGAGCGCCAGCTCGAGATGCAACGGGCGTTGGAGATCCTCGGTCCGCTGCTGCGCGACCCGGCGCTGCCCAAGGTCGGGCACAACATTAAGTACGACCAGATCGTGTTCGCCAACGCCGGGATCGAACTACGCGGCGTGGCCGGCGACAGCATGCTCGCCTCCTACCTGTTGGCTCCGGATAAGCGGCAACACAACCTGTCCGAGGTGGCGATTTCCACGCTGGGGCACAGGGCCACGTCCTATACCGACGTCTGCGGTAAGGGTAAGGCGCAGATCCCGTTCGCCGCGGTGGCGCTCGATACCGCGCGCGACTACTCGTGCGAGGATGCTCATCTGTCGTGGCTGCTCGAACAGCAGCTTAGCGAGCGGCTCGAGCAACAGGGCCTGGAGAGTCTCTACCACGAGCTCGAGGTGCCGCTAATCGACGTGCTGGCGCGGATGGAGCGCCAAGGCGTGCTGCTCGAGCGTTCGATCCTCGAACGGCTCTCGATCGAGCTGGCCGGATCGCTGGAAATTCTGCGCGCCAAGATCTATCGCAGCGCGGGCGCGGAGTTCAACATCCAGTCGCCCAAGCAGATCGCGCCGATCCTGTTTGAGAAGCTCGGCCTGCCGGTAATTAAAAAGACCAAGACCGGCCCGAGCACCGACGTCAGCGTACTCGAACAGCTCGCGCCGCTGCACGAATTGCCGCAGATGCTGCTGGAATACCGCAGCATGTCCAAGCTCAAAGGAACCTATGCCGACGCCCTGCCCGGGCTGATCAATCCGCACACCTTGCGCATTCACACATCGTTCAACATGACCTCCACGGCCACCGGTCGACTGTCGAGTTCGGATCCGAACCTGCAGAACATCCCGGTGCGCACGCCCGAGGGGCGGCGAATCCGCGAGGCGTTCATCGCGCCGCCGGGCTGCGTGCTGCTCTGCGCCGACTACAGCCAGATCGAGCTGCGGATCATGGCGCGGCTCTCCGGCGACGCGGGGATGTGCGACGCGTTCGAGCGCGGCCAGGACGTGCACCGTCGCACTGCGGGCGAGATCTTCGACAAGCCGCCGGACCAGGTCAGCGACGAGGAACGCCGCCGGGCCAAGACCATCAACTTCGGCATCATCTACGGCATCAGCGCCTTCCGCCTCGGCCGCGAGCTGGGGATCGAGGTCGGCGAGGCCAAGCGTTTCATGGACCGTTACTTCGAACGCTACAGCGGCGTGGCGCGCTACATGGAACAACAGGTGGAGCAGGCGCGCGAGCACGGCTACGTCGAGACGCTGCTCGGCCGCCGTCGCGCGTTGCCCGACATCAACGGCCGCGACCACAACATGCGGATGTTCGCCGAGCGCGTGGCGGTCAACACCCCGATCCAGGGCACAGCCGCTGACATCATCAAGCGCGCGATGCTCGAGGTCGACCGCGAGATCGGGCGCGTCCAAGGCGCGCGGATGCTCTTGCAGGTCCACGACGAGCTGGTGTTCGAGGTGCCGCAAGAGCGGGCCGATGAGCTGTCCCAGCTGGTGGTCGGGCTGATGAAGAGCGCTTCGTCGGAGGTGCCGATCGAGGTCGATGTGGGCCGCGGTCGCAACTGGGCCGAGGCGCACTGA
- a CDS encoding glycosyltransferase family 39 protein, giving the protein MRLLARTIDAGLACRMVAGRTRSRSRKALIVAVLCVSALSLLLNLLGVNFLLPSQSSAYFDSLAPSAPLTLLATFPNLGEPVYGTLPPLTLLAAQLPVLLPALADGRVQLDRASHTARIDDQRTAGRLIFISRLFSALLGALSIALLLLAANRLFGLRAAIIGAGLCALCPMQVYFSHTAGVTPQTTLWLSAALFVAAGDALRPTLRRAALLGLFVGLAAATKEYAAACGAGWGALMLYQALRRRNAALGRLAAYCGAALAIYLAANLAFLDLGPLNAHLRYYISGGSAEAGSGSFFWKAGNPLSNLLPIAALSVAVLFEVNLLGGAAALWGAVWGARDRRALAALLAPVLGLFLLIQVPFGQILYQYVLPLNLIGLLLFGAVADRWLKSETSLRRTLINVLLVLCALGMAAQVAMLEADLATDGRRPMQRWLLDHLGPQAVVWSYSPSEVLPFDQPRLKVKPEAQQRSGAELTRSAQPPQALIVDNALAWQTLYQRAAFPHWPRFLARLAAGRLGYVPAQSFSGWRERSGNFFGIGQRYVVFVPRDSGLPRESEARLDVAAISRSIFWRRYEWAWAKPLDAGSEMPWTVIDALPSGRTLAAWVLGENLWALKDAGGGWCALYRLPLENEIVEIVAAWRGESPAGLINAPAYYRGEWLQFGARPTF; this is encoded by the coding sequence ATGCGATTGCTTGCCCGCACGATCGACGCCGGGCTAGCATGCCGCATGGTCGCAGGCCGCACTCGTTCGCGCTCCCGCAAGGCACTGATTGTCGCGGTGCTGTGCGTGTCGGCTCTGTCGTTGTTGCTCAACCTGCTGGGCGTGAACTTCCTGCTGCCTTCGCAAAGCTCGGCCTACTTTGACAGCCTGGCGCCGTCCGCGCCTCTGACTTTGCTGGCGACGTTTCCAAATCTGGGCGAGCCGGTCTACGGCACGCTGCCGCCGCTGACTCTGCTGGCGGCCCAGCTTCCCGTGCTGTTGCCCGCACTCGCCGATGGCCGGGTGCAGCTCGACCGCGCGTCGCACACCGCACGTATCGACGACCAGCGCACTGCCGGCCGACTGATTTTTATCTCGCGCTTGTTCTCGGCGCTGCTCGGCGCGTTGAGCATCGCGCTGCTGCTGCTGGCGGCCAATCGGCTGTTCGGATTGCGCGCGGCGATCATCGGCGCGGGGCTTTGCGCGCTGTGCCCGATGCAGGTCTACTTTTCGCACACCGCGGGGGTCACGCCGCAGACCACGTTATGGCTAAGCGCCGCGCTGTTCGTGGCTGCGGGCGATGCGCTGCGGCCCACGCTACGGCGTGCGGCGCTGTTGGGGCTGTTCGTGGGATTGGCCGCGGCCACCAAGGAGTACGCGGCGGCCTGCGGCGCGGGATGGGGCGCGTTGATGCTCTACCAGGCGCTACGGCGGCGCAACGCCGCGCTGGGCCGTTTGGCTGCATACTGCGGCGCGGCGCTGGCGATCTACCTGGCGGCGAACCTGGCTTTTCTCGACCTGGGTCCGCTGAACGCGCATTTGCGCTACTACATCTCCGGCGGCAGCGCTGAGGCCGGGTCCGGCTCGTTCTTCTGGAAAGCGGGCAACCCGCTAAGCAACCTGCTGCCCATCGCCGCGCTGAGCGTGGCGGTGCTGTTCGAGGTCAACCTACTCGGCGGCGCGGCCGCGCTGTGGGGCGCGGTCTGGGGCGCGCGCGACCGGAGGGCACTGGCCGCACTGCTCGCGCCGGTGCTCGGGTTGTTCCTGCTGATCCAGGTGCCGTTCGGCCAGATCCTTTACCAGTACGTGCTGCCGCTGAATCTGATCGGCCTACTGTTATTCGGCGCGGTGGCGGACCGTTGGCTGAAATCCGAAACCAGCTTGCGGCGAACGCTGATCAACGTGCTGCTCGTGCTGTGCGCCCTGGGCATGGCCGCGCAGGTCGCGATGCTCGAGGCCGACCTGGCCACGGACGGCCGCAGGCCGATGCAGCGCTGGCTGCTGGATCACCTCGGTCCGCAGGCAGTGGTCTGGAGCTATTCGCCCAGCGAGGTGCTGCCCTTTGACCAGCCGCGGCTGAAGGTCAAGCCCGAGGCGCAACAGCGCAGCGGGGCCGAGCTAACGCGCAGCGCGCAGCCGCCACAGGCGCTGATCGTGGATAATGCCCTGGCCTGGCAGACGCTGTACCAGCGCGCCGCGTTCCCGCACTGGCCGCGGTTTCTGGCGAGACTCGCCGCGGGCCGTCTGGGCTACGTGCCCGCGCAAAGTTTCAGCGGCTGGCGCGAGCGCTCGGGCAACTTCTTCGGCATCGGCCAGCGCTACGTGGTGTTTGTGCCGCGCGACTCGGGTCTGCCGCGCGAGAGCGAGGCGCGGCTGGATGTGGCCGCAATCAGCCGCTCGATCTTCTGGCGTCGTTACGAGTGGGCCTGGGCCAAGCCCCTGGATGCGGGGAGCGAGATGCCGTGGACCGTGATCGACGCGCTGCCGTCCGGGCGTACGCTTGCGGCCTGGGTGCTCGGTGAGAACCTGTGGGCGCTGAAGGACGCGGGGGGCGGCTGGTGCGCGCTGTATCGACTGCCGCTGGAGAATGAGATCGTGGAAATCGTCGCGGCCTGGCGCGGGGAATCGCCCGCGGGGTTGATCAACGCCCCGGCGTATTACCGCGGCGAATGGTTGCAGTTTGGAGCGCGGCCGACCTTCTGA
- a CDS encoding DUF2079 domain-containing protein, with product MDRGSTSRAAAVLLIVAIVAHTIIFSWLLIDRHRALVTHDPRDEAVNNQIIWHTAHGNPVLSTIKGNMRFHGHFRPVFFVAALPWLVWPHASSYYFATSLTIALGALWVFKIARRKFLSDWQALGWSTAFLLFLPLNEINLGNYDPEVFAILPLVIGFDLYLRKRLGLFMLAAAATLACKENLGIVLVGYSLHAMLSRRGLKWVLLPGLVGAGWMAVCIKLIIPLYYPMHNFVYLRFLHEQPKLSALVLYVVTQPLDALARVAWAEHLDLARRVLRSAGYLPLFSPLTLVLALPTAALVFLQYLPVNARQTHLLTGAVPFVFLAALLGARWISDRLGRLLAARNIDSRVAARGLCLYVLLSSLLLNFGSGIFGLGQDYGGPGSPPGSVSSIYDGRNFLQTDFTRKAAAALAQIDDHDSVMTNDRFLLALSERAMVWEIGTAVRMPRPDVVLINLTGFECHNCTYNPLLPGHLEMLADWAESGEYQSLCVDQEIVFMRKNRGAGRGDPRPAALLRVIAEVRRQELHQSLAAQAQLGWRNISQGRP from the coding sequence ATGGATCGAGGGAGCACATCGCGCGCAGCGGCAGTGCTGCTGATCGTGGCCATCGTGGCGCACACGATCATCTTCTCTTGGCTGCTGATCGACCGCCACCGGGCGCTGGTGACTCACGATCCGCGGGACGAGGCGGTCAACAACCAGATCATCTGGCACACGGCCCACGGCAATCCGGTGCTGAGCACGATCAAGGGCAACATGCGCTTTCACGGCCATTTCCGGCCGGTGTTTTTCGTCGCCGCCCTACCCTGGCTGGTCTGGCCCCACGCCTCGAGCTACTACTTCGCCACCAGCCTGACCATTGCCCTGGGTGCGCTGTGGGTTTTTAAAATCGCGCGGCGCAAGTTTCTCTCCGATTGGCAGGCCCTGGGCTGGTCCACGGCGTTCCTGCTTTTCCTGCCGCTGAACGAAATCAACCTGGGCAACTACGACCCGGAGGTGTTCGCGATTTTGCCGCTGGTGATCGGCTTCGACCTCTACCTGCGAAAGCGGCTGGGGCTGTTCATGCTCGCCGCGGCCGCGACCCTGGCCTGTAAAGAGAACCTCGGAATTGTGCTCGTGGGCTACTCGCTGCACGCGATGCTCTCGCGTCGCGGACTCAAATGGGTGCTGCTGCCCGGGCTGGTGGGCGCGGGCTGGATGGCAGTGTGCATCAAGCTGATCATCCCGCTGTATTACCCGATGCACAATTTCGTCTATCTGCGATTTTTACACGAGCAACCCAAACTCAGCGCACTGGTGTTGTACGTGGTGACCCAGCCGCTGGACGCCCTGGCCCGCGTGGCCTGGGCCGAGCACCTCGATCTGGCGCGCCGCGTGCTGCGCTCGGCAGGCTATCTGCCGCTGTTCTCGCCGCTGACCCTGGTGTTGGCGCTGCCCACGGCCGCGCTGGTCTTTTTGCAGTACCTGCCGGTGAACGCGCGTCAGACCCACCTGCTCACCGGCGCGGTGCCTTTCGTATTTCTCGCCGCGCTACTCGGCGCGCGCTGGATCTCCGACCGCCTGGGCCGCTTGCTTGCCGCGCGCAACATCGATTCGCGCGTTGCGGCGCGCGGGCTTTGTCTCTACGTGCTGTTGTCCTCGCTGCTGCTTAACTTTGGCTCGGGGATTTTCGGCCTGGGTCAGGACTACGGCGGGCCGGGCAGCCCGCCGGGCTCGGTCAGCTCGATCTACGATGGACGGAACTTCTTACAGACCGACTTCACGCGCAAGGCCGCTGCCGCGTTGGCGCAGATTGATGATCACGACAGCGTGATGACCAATGACCGCTTTTTGCTCGCACTCTCCGAGCGCGCCATGGTCTGGGAGATCGGCACTGCCGTGCGCATGCCGCGGCCCGACGTGGTGTTGATCAACCTCACCGGATTCGAGTGCCACAACTGCACCTACAATCCGCTGCTGCCCGGACACCTGGAGATGCTCGCTGACTGGGCCGAGTCCGGCGAGTATCAATCGCTGTGCGTGGACCAGGAGATCGTGTTCATGCGTAAAAATCGCGGTGCGGGTCGCGGCGATCCGCGGCCTGCGGCCCTGTTGCGCGTAATCGCCGAGGTCAGGCGTCAGGAGTTGCATCAATCGCTGGCAGCCCAGGCGCAACTGGGCTGGCGCAACATCAGCCAGGGCAGGCCGTAA
- a CDS encoding HNH endonuclease, with translation MRPIRRNASPQNKDFKDYAAAQPYLISRLGSYCSYCERRIATQLAVEHIQPKGLPKYAHLSGRWDNFLLACVNCNSTKRDKDVVLSEVLLPDRDNTFAAYCYRQDGTVVVRNGLNSAVSSAAANTLKLVGLDKQGPLITDENGRAVAIDRYDQRMEAFLKAQEAKRLIDDDPANQSLRTIAVELAEASGFFSVWMTVFNGDLDMQQRLVGAFDGTAASGCFDPAKMTLVSPTPNPDGLAYGGKI, from the coding sequence ATGCGGCCGATACGACGCAATGCATCACCACAGAACAAAGACTTCAAGGATTATGCAGCGGCTCAGCCGTATCTGATCAGTCGATTGGGGAGCTACTGCAGCTATTGCGAACGCCGGATAGCGACGCAACTCGCGGTTGAACACATCCAGCCCAAGGGTCTCCCAAAATATGCTCACCTTAGTGGAAGATGGGACAACTTCCTGCTGGCTTGCGTCAACTGCAACTCGACCAAGAGAGATAAGGATGTCGTCTTGTCCGAAGTGTTGTTGCCTGACCGTGATAATACCTTTGCAGCTTACTGCTATCGCCAGGATGGCACGGTTGTGGTTCGCAACGGACTGAATTCCGCTGTCAGCTCCGCCGCCGCGAACACCCTCAAACTTGTCGGCTTGGACAAGCAGGGTCCGCTTATTACAGATGAAAACGGCAGAGCGGTAGCCATCGACCGCTATGACCAGCGTATGGAAGCCTTCTTGAAAGCCCAAGAAGCTAAGCGGCTCATCGATGACGATCCCGCAAATCAGAGTCTTCGTACAATTGCTGTTGAGCTTGCTGAAGCAAGCGGTTTTTTCAGCGTATGGATGACCGTTTTCAACGGCGACTTAGACATGCAGCAACGGTTGGTGGGAGCGTTTGATGGGACTGCAGCGAGCGGCTGTTTTGATCCGGCAAAAATGACGCTGGTTTCCCCTACGCCCAATCCAGATGGTTTGGCCTACGGGGGTAAAATATGA
- a CDS encoding AAA family ATPase, whose translation MRIDRLVINNFKGFKHRELSFHPEFNLVVGDNGLGKTSVLEALSIAAGSWFLGLRGYDTRHIKAGEARLEGFITADGVNWEHQYPCIVEAHGRILGNDLTWKRSLNYTGGRTSYGDARSIKDLASESDEKVRAGEPISLPIISYYSTARLWDVPREQARVKSSKKIKEKAGLSRLDAYRNSVDPRLSVSDLIEWIARQSWKAFQQRGFQTPVFATARSALVQNVQGAKDVYFDAEYGEVIVEFENGTRQPFNNLSDGQRCMLAVVGDLARKAATLNPHLGDRVLLETSGVVMIDELDLHLHPKWQRQVIEDLRTTFPKLQFICTTHSPFLIQALRSGEELIMLEGQPTANLGDLPLEDIARGIQGVSNPQVSARYQEMKQVARTYLETLEEAQMAPEEKLEEYQKRLADSIAPYADNPAFQAFLEMKRAAKLGE comes from the coding sequence ATGCGCATTGACCGTCTCGTAATAAATAATTTTAAGGGATTCAAGCACCGGGAGTTATCGTTTCATCCCGAGTTCAACTTGGTCGTTGGCGACAACGGGCTAGGGAAAACCTCGGTGCTGGAAGCGCTGTCGATTGCTGCGGGAAGCTGGTTTCTCGGCTTACGCGGCTACGACACTCGCCATATTAAGGCGGGAGAGGCCCGGCTGGAAGGGTTTATCACTGCTGATGGCGTCAACTGGGAGCACCAATACCCGTGCATCGTGGAGGCGCACGGTAGAATTCTGGGAAATGACCTGACGTGGAAGCGTTCTCTTAACTATACAGGTGGACGAACGAGCTACGGAGACGCCCGTTCCATTAAAGACTTGGCATCGGAGAGTGACGAAAAAGTCCGGGCTGGCGAGCCGATTTCCCTACCCATCATCTCCTATTACAGCACGGCTCGGCTTTGGGACGTTCCCCGCGAGCAAGCGCGAGTCAAGAGCAGTAAGAAAATCAAGGAAAAGGCCGGGTTGTCCCGGCTAGACGCGTATCGTAATAGCGTTGATCCCCGCCTGTCGGTCTCCGATCTCATCGAGTGGATCGCCCGTCAGTCCTGGAAGGCGTTTCAGCAACGCGGCTTTCAGACGCCGGTGTTTGCTACGGCACGCTCGGCGTTGGTGCAAAACGTCCAGGGTGCAAAAGATGTCTACTTTGATGCCGAGTACGGCGAGGTCATCGTCGAGTTCGAAAATGGCACAAGACAACCCTTTAACAATCTCAGCGACGGTCAACGCTGTATGCTTGCAGTGGTGGGGGACTTGGCGCGCAAGGCCGCAACGCTCAACCCGCACCTCGGGGATCGCGTGCTGTTGGAGACCTCCGGGGTCGTGATGATCGATGAACTCGATCTGCACCTGCACCCCAAATGGCAACGACAGGTCATCGAGGATCTGCGGACGACGTTCCCCAAACTTCAGTTCATCTGTACAACACACTCTCCGTTTCTTATCCAGGCGCTTCGATCTGGTGAAGAGCTGATCATGCTCGAAGGACAACCGACAGCTAATCTTGGAGATCTGCCACTCGAAGACATCGCTCGCGGCATACAGGGAGTCTCGAACCCGCAGGTAAGTGCGCGATACCAAGAAATGAAACAGGTGGCTCGGACCTACCTCGAAACACTCGAAGAAGCCCAAATGGCCCCGGAAGAAAAGCTGGAGGAATACCAAAAGCGTCTCGCCGATTCGATTGCCCCGTATGCCGACAACCCCGCGTTTCAGGCGTTCCTCGAGATGAAACGCGCAGCCAAGCTTGGTGAGTAA
- a CDS encoding lysophospholipid acyltransferase family protein, translated as MRGLLFVLHMIVSTALAGLLAHIVGLPSHSKRAVCVVARWWSAMLLMVAGVKVSSRIAQPLDPHQPYVFVSNHLSHLDAPSLFVTLRCQLSFMAKRSLLYYPIFGSAILAMGVVVIDRHSQRRRHASVDRAAKMVASGRSVFVFPEGLRSPDGSLGEFKKGAFILAIRAGVPLVPICIKGTREVLKPGAISPRPGEVTVSVLPPILTTGMTIDDRDALLAQARAAIQAELETSLR; from the coding sequence ATGCGCGGCCTGCTGTTCGTTCTACATATGATCGTCTCCACCGCACTGGCGGGACTGCTGGCGCACATCGTCGGACTGCCCTCGCACTCCAAGCGCGCGGTCTGCGTGGTGGCGCGCTGGTGGTCGGCGATGCTGCTGATGGTCGCCGGAGTTAAGGTCAGCAGCCGTATTGCCCAGCCGCTGGACCCGCATCAGCCCTACGTCTTTGTCAGCAATCACCTCTCGCACCTCGACGCGCCCTCGTTGTTTGTTACTCTCCGTTGCCAGCTGAGCTTCATGGCCAAACGCAGCCTGCTGTACTACCCGATTTTCGGCAGCGCAATCCTGGCCATGGGCGTGGTGGTGATCGACCGCCACAGCCAGCGCCGGCGCCACGCGAGCGTGGATCGTGCGGCAAAGATGGTAGCGTCCGGTCGTAGCGTATTCGTGTTTCCCGAGGGCCTACGCAGCCCGGATGGCTCCCTGGGAGAATTTAAAAAGGGGGCGTTCATCCTGGCGATCCGTGCCGGGGTGCCGCTGGTGCCGATCTGTATCAAGGGAACCCGCGAGGTGCTCAAGCCCGGCGCGATCTCGCCGCGACCCGGCGAGGTGACGGTCAGCGTGCTGCCGCCAATCCTCACCACGGGCATGACCATCGACGACCGCGACGCCCTGCTCGCCCAAGCCCGAGCGGCCATTCAAGCGGAGCTTGAGACATCGTTGAGGTAG